One Amycolatopsis sp. NBC_00355 genomic window carries:
- a CDS encoding thiolase family protein codes for MAAPATPLAPNARGVRNVAFVEGVRTPFGKAGDKGIYAGTRADDLVVNAIRELLRRHPELPPERVDEVAIAATTQIGDQGLTIGRTAALLAGLPKSVPGFALDRMCAGAMTAVTTTASGIGFGAYDIAIAGGVEHMGRHPMGEGVDPNPRIIADKLVDPTALVMGQTAENLHDRFPDITKLRTDTYAARSQERYAEAVKTGKIGPELVPVATRSKELGWGLATEDEPPRPGTTLETLAGLKTPFRPHGRITAGNAAGLNDGATASLLADEDTARELGLPVAMRLVGYSFAGVEPEVMGIGPVPATEKLFKRTGLSIDDIGLFEINEAFAVQVLAFLDHFGIADDDPRVNQWGGAIACGHPLASSGVRLMTQLARQFAERPDVQYGITTMCIGIGMGGTVIWENPAFEGAK; via the coding sequence GTGGCCGCACCAGCAACGCCGCTTGCGCCGAACGCGCGAGGGGTACGCAACGTCGCCTTCGTCGAGGGGGTACGGACCCCCTTCGGCAAGGCCGGCGACAAGGGCATCTACGCCGGGACCCGGGCCGACGACCTGGTCGTCAACGCCATCCGGGAGCTGCTGCGGCGGCATCCGGAGCTGCCGCCCGAGCGCGTCGACGAGGTGGCCATCGCCGCCACCACGCAGATCGGCGACCAGGGCCTGACCATCGGCCGGACCGCCGCGCTGCTCGCCGGGCTGCCGAAGTCGGTGCCCGGCTTCGCCCTCGACCGGATGTGCGCCGGCGCCATGACGGCCGTCACGACCACCGCGTCCGGCATCGGCTTCGGCGCCTACGACATCGCGATCGCCGGCGGCGTCGAGCACATGGGCCGGCACCCGATGGGCGAGGGCGTCGACCCGAACCCGCGGATCATCGCCGACAAGCTGGTCGACCCGACCGCGCTCGTCATGGGCCAGACCGCCGAGAACCTGCACGACCGGTTCCCGGACATCACCAAGCTGCGCACCGACACCTACGCCGCGCGCAGCCAGGAGCGTTACGCCGAAGCGGTCAAGACCGGCAAGATCGGCCCCGAGCTGGTCCCCGTCGCCACCCGTTCGAAGGAGCTGGGCTGGGGCCTGGCCACCGAGGACGAGCCGCCGCGGCCCGGCACCACACTGGAGACGCTCGCCGGGCTGAAGACGCCGTTCCGCCCGCACGGCCGGATCACCGCCGGCAACGCCGCGGGCCTCAACGACGGCGCGACCGCGTCGCTGCTGGCCGACGAGGACACCGCCCGCGAGCTGGGCCTGCCGGTCGCGATGCGGCTGGTCGGTTACTCCTTCGCGGGTGTCGAACCCGAGGTCATGGGCATCGGCCCGGTGCCGGCCACCGAGAAGCTGTTCAAGCGCACCGGCCTGAGCATCGACGACATCGGCCTGTTCGAGATCAACGAGGCCTTCGCCGTGCAGGTGCTGGCCTTCCTCGACCACTTCGGCATCGCCGACGACGACCCGCGCGTGAACCAGTGGGGCGGCGCGATCGCGTGCGGCCACCCGCTGGCCTCGTCCGGCGTCCGGCTGATGACGCAGCTCGCGCGTCAGTTCGCCGAGCGGCCCGACGTGCAGTACGGCATCACCACGATGTGCATCGGCATCGGCATGGGCGGCACCGTGATCTGGGAGAACCCGGCCTTCGAGGGGGCGAAGTAA
- a CDS encoding DUF998 domain-containing protein: MTTATTSPQTTLVHSYLFLRRAIGLIGLALPFVLILGKQLAQGGDLIGSLSGYYYSDLRDVFVGAMCAVGVFLLAYYGHDYVDNIASTVAGLGAIGLALFPTTPGAAATTWDRTSGVLHLSFAVVFFLSLAYFCLRLFPHDGEQAPGTSVVYRTCGGVILACLVLIALTSYLGLVPAVHPALWLESVAVWAFGVAWLMKGQTMNP; this comes from the coding sequence ATGACGACGGCGACCACATCCCCGCAGACCACGCTCGTCCACTCCTACCTCTTCCTGCGGCGCGCGATCGGCCTGATCGGGCTCGCGTTGCCGTTCGTGCTGATCCTCGGCAAACAGCTCGCCCAGGGCGGCGACCTCATCGGCTCGCTCAGCGGCTACTACTACAGTGACCTGCGGGACGTGTTCGTCGGCGCGATGTGCGCCGTCGGGGTGTTCTTGCTCGCCTACTACGGCCACGACTACGTCGACAACATCGCGAGCACCGTGGCCGGGCTCGGCGCGATCGGGCTGGCGCTCTTCCCCACCACGCCCGGCGCGGCCGCGACGACCTGGGACCGGACCTCCGGCGTCCTGCACCTGTCGTTCGCGGTGGTGTTCTTCCTGAGCTTGGCCTACTTCTGCCTGCGCCTGTTCCCGCACGACGGCGAGCAGGCACCCGGCACGAGCGTGGTCTACCGCACCTGCGGCGGCGTGATCCTGGCCTGCCTGGTGCTCATCGCCCTCACGAGCTACCTCGGGCTCGTGCCGGCGGTGCACCCGGCGCTGTGGCTGGAGAGCGTCGCGGTGTGGGCGTTCGGGGTCGCCTGGCTGATGAAGGGGCAGACGATGAACCCGTGA
- a CDS encoding HNH endonuclease signature motif containing protein codes for MSTAILHPADQQLASAALDRYCELERAISHLQAQQTRVLAELSRYGSTVSVAAEVALAVHADERYVATKVADARALTTRLPRTLAALDRGDIDGYKAHTVAELTRTLSDDLAREADLVLDGRLLKKPANLRQAVNRVIHNLDPEGYERRSRQRRRARTVSLLHQDHTMSTLIADLPCEAASAIYASLTAAAKGLRRLDKTRTLDQLRADILTDRLLNAANGDSSIKTHVYVYVDLLTLTGLNNDAAYLPGHGPIPAWLARDLATAPNSTWSRLITDPDTGQLLSVGRTKYKPPADLDDYIRVRARTCQTPGCNNPAQFGDIDHTTDWQHRGETSEEDLRGKCRHHHRLKDEPGWTYIAGPGGTSIIKTPAGRIYTSEPEPFHEPRRPPEDPPPP; via the coding sequence GTGAGTACCGCGATCCTTCATCCCGCCGATCAGCAGCTGGCCTCCGCCGCGCTCGATCGTTACTGCGAGCTGGAACGCGCCATCTCTCACCTTCAAGCTCAGCAAACCCGTGTGCTCGCCGAGCTTTCCCGCTATGGCAGCACCGTTTCCGTTGCCGCCGAGGTCGCGCTCGCGGTTCATGCCGACGAGCGTTACGTCGCCACCAAAGTCGCCGATGCTCGCGCTCTCACCACCCGGCTCCCTCGTACCTTGGCCGCTCTCGATCGCGGAGACATCGACGGGTACAAGGCCCACACCGTCGCCGAACTCACCCGGACCCTCTCCGATGACCTGGCCCGCGAGGCCGATCTGGTCCTCGACGGGCGGCTGCTCAAGAAGCCCGCCAACCTGCGCCAGGCCGTCAACCGCGTCATCCACAACCTCGATCCCGAAGGCTACGAACGAAGATCCCGGCAGCGCCGGCGTGCCCGCACCGTGTCGCTGCTCCACCAGGACCACACCATGAGCACCCTGATCGCCGACCTCCCTTGCGAAGCCGCGTCCGCGATCTACGCGTCCCTCACCGCCGCGGCGAAGGGGCTTCGGCGACTCGACAAGACCCGCACGCTCGACCAGCTACGCGCCGACATCCTCACCGACCGGCTCCTCAACGCCGCCAACGGTGACAGCAGCATCAAGACCCACGTCTACGTGTACGTCGACCTGCTCACCCTCACCGGCCTCAACAACGACGCCGCCTACCTGCCCGGCCACGGCCCCATCCCCGCGTGGCTCGCCCGCGACCTCGCCACGGCACCCAACTCGACGTGGTCCCGCCTGATCACCGACCCCGACACCGGCCAGCTCCTCAGCGTCGGCCGCACCAAGTACAAGCCACCCGCCGACCTCGACGACTACATCCGCGTCCGCGCCCGCACCTGCCAAACCCCCGGCTGCAACAACCCCGCCCAGTTCGGCGACATCGACCACACCACCGACTGGCAGCACCGCGGCGAAACCAGCGAAGAGGACCTACGAGGCAAATGCCGACACCATCACAGACTCAAAGACGAACCCGGCTGGACGTACATCGCGGGCCCCGGCGGCACATCCATCATCAAGACCCCCGCCGGACGCATCTACACCAGCGAGCCGGAACCCTTCCACGAACCCAGGAGACCACCCGAAGACCCACCGCCACCCTGA